One part of the Micrococcus sp. 2A genome encodes these proteins:
- a CDS encoding PIN domain-containing protein: MARFSAVLDACVLVPIAQADTLLHLAEAGLYRPVWSGRILDETVRALEAMHPDMRASGAARHRAEVMDAAFDDARVEGWEQLVPGIDLPDPDDRHVVATAIQGRADLIVTANLKDFPREVVESFDIEVQSPDEFFMNQLDLDTARVMTALAAQAGATRNPPLTVSDVLERLVPCGARLFAEAARAQLWRVDVERP, from the coding sequence GTGGCTCGCTTCAGCGCGGTGCTCGACGCGTGCGTCCTCGTGCCCATCGCCCAAGCGGACACCTTGCTGCATCTGGCCGAGGCGGGCCTCTATCGGCCGGTATGGAGTGGGCGGATCCTGGACGAGACGGTGCGCGCACTGGAAGCGATGCATCCAGACATGCGTGCATCGGGCGCGGCGCGTCACCGTGCGGAGGTCATGGACGCCGCCTTCGACGACGCGCGGGTCGAGGGGTGGGAGCAGCTCGTGCCCGGGATTGATCTTCCGGACCCCGATGATCGGCATGTGGTCGCCACCGCGATCCAGGGGCGTGCTGACCTGATCGTCACGGCGAATCTGAAGGACTTCCCGCGGGAGGTCGTTGAGTCCTTCGACATCGAGGTGCAGAGTCCGGACGAGTTTTTCATGAACCAGCTCGACCTGGACACGGCTCGAGTGATGACGGCTCTCGCAGCCCAAGCGGGCGCGACACGGAATCCTCCGTTGACCGTCAGTGACGTCCTGGAACGGCTGGTGCCGTGCGGTGCACGCCTGTTCGCGGAGGCCGCACGAGCCCAGCTCTGGCGGGTCGACGTTGAGCGACCTTGA